The nucleotide sequence TATGGCATTTATAACGCCTTCTTTGGCCTGGCGAATATTATCCTCCATCTCGCGGATGATCTGTTTGATTATCCGTTCAGGATCTTCCAGCCGATCAATCAGGTCGTTCAGATTGGCGTTGATGATGTCGCTGACCCGCTTAAATATACTGCTCATGGTACCCCTCCTGTCGTTGTTTCACCTGGTTGAAAACAAGTACGCATTCTTCTCGCAGAATGTAGCATATATCAAATCCGTCGTAACTCTTTATTTTAAGATAGAATGCGTCCTTTGCCTACAAAAACAAACTGCGGCCTTGCGCTTTTCTTCTTGTTCCTTTATCTGAAAACTGTTACCGCTAACAAAATTATTACAGCTTGAGTTAACCTGTTCAGCTGATCGGATCGAGAGAGGAAGTATCGCATGGCCCAGGATATAATCAGGAGAAAAAATGAAGTTATCGAGAGAGGATGTAGACCTTTTTTATCGCCTTATGTGGGGATTGCAGTTTTTTGTCAATTGTGAAAAGAAGATAGTTTCCGACATAACAAGTCTTGCAGCATATGAAGAAACCAGCACCGAGGAAAAAACGAAAGTCCGGGCTGCACTCTATGAACGTCCTCAACTGATTGACGCCTTTATCTGGAAAAATCGGCATGCTTCATATCCACCCAAAAGTAGTTGACACTTTTTTTTAATACAATGCGGCGAAGACGCACCAATACATATCACCGCTGTCACTTTCTCAGAGTTGATTAACGGCTTCTTAACTGAAGATCAGGAACCGTTGATGTATAATTTCAGGCCGCTGCCGAGAAAAATAGAGGGTCTTTTTCCTCAATCAGGTCAAATAGCAGCTCAGTCCAGTCTTTTTCCTGCTTTTTACCCGTCAAAATCTCCATCGGTGTTTTCTTGACTCGTTTTCCCGCACGGTATCGCCTGTTATTATGATAAAATGCGATCAGATTCAAGGTGTTCTGGTTCACCTGTCCCCGTGAGGTATTCAGATACGGACGAATGACGGAGTTGATACATTCGACCATGGCCGAACTCTGTACAATTGTGTCCAACTCGTTGTATACACGATCTTTGATAATTTCAAAATCTTCCTGAAGATACCCTACGGCGAATTCAAGATGCCTCTGTTCTCTGTCCGCGCATCTCTTACGGCGATCCGCCTTTTTTGCTTTGATCACTGCTTTATGATGCTGCCATGCCGAACAGAGCGACGACAGCGCGTTATGATTGATCGGCAATTTTTCGAGTTCTTCCCTGACCTCGAGGGCTACAACGAAATAATTCAGAAGATTCGGCAGGATATTTTTTATTCCGTCGATTGCTTTGTTGATTTTTTCATTGCCGAGAGTTTCAATCATCTCAAGAGCTGCCTGAATGTTGCCTTCCGCCTGCTGACGATTCCGCAGTTGGCCGTCGCAGCAGAACGGGTTCAATTCATTGATAATACATCGGTATAGATAAAAAAAGTTATCATACAGCGCCACGGCCTTCCGCGCTTCGCTGCGTGCTTTTTCATAGAGTTCGGTTCGTTTGCGGATAACCGCCTTCGTTCGTGCAGAAGCAATTTTTCCTTCGCGGTTATACTCCTCCGTAATAGCTTTATAAGCCGATTTTTCTAGTTGTTCCAACCGACTTCCGAGACGATATGCAACAGCGTGAAAAGTGTCTGGCTGCCTCATGATGACACCTGAAAAAAGTTCATCGTGAGCCGCGCACAGCCCGGATCCTTCATCGGTGACGAGATAAATCGCCTCAATTCCATTATTTTCAAGGCAGATCCAATGCTTTTTCCATTCTTCAGCACGTCGTTTTTCGGCGAGTTCTATCTTTAAAATCGCGGAGCTGATCGGATCGACAGTGATTAGAATAGGTACACCGCCGGAAAAGATTTCATCGCTCAGAAAGACAACCCGCAAATCATTGTCTTCAAGCCTCAGCTCAGGGGGAACAAGCGAGCCTATATGATTTAAATATGTGCTAACAGTACCTTGAGATGAGAAGCGTAGGCCGATGCGGTTCATTATCGCCACAATAGATCCGATACCGCATTTCCCCTCAAGTCGTAATGAAGCTATCATTTCAACAGCTTCTCTTTTGTTTTCAGTATCGGCAGGTTGAACGGGCGGTCCGAGCGCAAGTTCAACAATTTCCTCGAAAACCGCCAAGGTGTCATAGATAAACGTCCTGGAAACATTGTAATATTTCGATAATGCGGTTACCGTGCCCCATAGACCGAAAATTTTAGCGCAATACGCTTCATAAACGATTTGTAGTCGATCGAAAGTTGCTAACTCAGGGCGACGAAGAAATTTATTTCCGAAAATATTGCTCGCGTTATCGGGGACGGGCACTTGAGGTACGAGAGAAAACATAAGGCGATGTTGGTTCAATTTGGCTGAGGATTATTTGCCATTATAATAGCTGAACCAAGCAGCTTGTCGCAACTTTATGAATAACTTTCTGTACAAGTGTCAACCCGGATATGAAGGATGCCGAAAAATCCAGAAAATTTTTCAAAGGATGAGCTGAATATTGTGGCTGGCTGGAAGGAGTTTATCCGAGGCGACTTTTTTATCGAACGCTTTCTCAAAAAACACACGATCTTTATTCTGGGTGAGCAGGTTTATGGAGTGCATGGCCTGTATGACTCTTTTGACGAGATGATTCATCGTTCCCATCTGCCGCTGTTTGTGAACACTGTCCTGCTGCCCTTTAAGGGGAAAATTATTTACGACGGCCTGTTGCATGGAAGAAATATCTATTTCGGAGGCGGGGTTAAGCGCGACCTGAAAGAAGTCTATATGCGGGCCAAACAGAATAACCGGATTATTGTCTCCCTTGCGTCCGATGCGCAGACAACTGACAAGAAAAAAACGGCTATCCCCTCCAAGGACTGGAAACCTGAGTTGGATGAACTTGCCACCAAGGTAAAAAAATTGCGCAGTGGTGTCACGCAACCGCCTTTGCACAGCCCGGCTTTCAGTCTGGTCAAGGCGAGCGTGGAGCTTGCGCAACTTGCAGTGGAAAAGAGACCTGATTTAGATGCTCTTTACAAAGCACTGCGAAAAGTGGACCGGGCTATGGGGAAGGTGGAGACGGTTTTGGATCGGACGGAATAATTTTTGCAGATCTGCGCTCAGTTTTCTTTTCTTGTTGTCCCGGTCTTCCGGGCCGGGATGGTTTTAATACTCATAGCCTCGCTGAACCCAGTACTGCCGTCCTCGACAACCTGCTCGGTTGCACTGTCCGCATCAATAGCAACTAGCTGGGATAAAGGAACAGCCAGCTGGCGCTCCTTCCATTGTATTTTCACAAACAGCTCTTTTTCGCATTCCCGGGCCGGTGCCTCGCCGATGACTTTCACCTCCTCATCTACAAGTAGGGGTGAGATCGATCGTTCTGCGATACATCTTGCCCGAAAGGGAAAGTCGCATTGTTCGGCAAGGTAATAAAACCAGCCCATTGCCCTTTCCTCACGGTCATAGGCATCAACCACCACTTCATAGTCTCAATTCTATGTTCGCGTTCTTCGTCTTGCTGAACTTGAGACATGGTACCCCTCCTGTCGTTGTTCACCTGGTTGAAAACCATAACCCATTCTTTTTGGAGAATGTAACATATAATCAAATTTGTCGTAACTATTTACCGTCGTCTAATCGGGTTAAAAGTCTTGACTTCCACTGCTTCTATAGTCAATACGATTTTGCCATTTCCCGTGAAACATGGTTTTTTCTCTGTCTTGGTGCTGTAGGTCGTGTTTTTGAAGCAATGAGTAAAAAGTATTCCCCTTTATCCCCTCATTTTTCCATTCTTGTGTTTTCTTGATATCGCAGTATTTTTTGTGGGTAGATTTTCTCGGATAAAAATCATCTTCTTACCTATTACCGAAGGAATACGCCATGTTTCGTTTCTCCTTTCTTGTTCGGTCGCTCGGTTGCTTTTCACTCTCGAGTCTACTGGCTCTTTTCTTTCTGCTATCCGCAGATCCAGCTTCTGCCTGTATGCCGACCATCAAATATATGGCGGATACTATGGCCCCGCCCAACCCTGTTGCCGGTACCTCTGCCACAGTGACCTACACCGTTTTTAACGAATCAGGCTGCGATGCAAACGGATATAAACTGGCGTTTCATTCTGTTCTGCCAGCAACCCCTGAATGTCTGGCCGAGCACATAATCAAGTACTTTTTGGCTGCGAAGGCCAATGATGTAAAAGGTGACTTTCAGCGAGGTAAAGACCCATAACCATCGTTTTTCGGCCCACTCCTTCCAGGATGTCTCATCCACGAACAGGATCAGTGATTCACGCACCTCCTCAAGAAACTCATCGCTAAGGGGAGAAACGGCGCGGCCAGCTTCATGGATACATTGATTGATCGTGCCGATGCCCAAATCCAATCGCAGCCAATCTTGCAGAAATTCCCGGATGCGGCGGCGAGAAAGGCGCATGCGCTTGGAGAGGCACACGATCAGAGCGGTCAATTTTGGGCCGACCATGTGCCATTGGCTTATTTCAACCCCCCAGTCTTCGTTTTTTTCGAGACGATGGGGCATAAGCCGATTGACATGACCACAGCCGCCGCACGTCGTGTCTCCGTAGATATGCTTGGTGTTGATCACCTCTATTCCCGGGCCGGTGGCATCGCCCACCTCAATATCAACGACATAATGACCGGTGCGAGCGATGAAGTCGCATGTTTCGTCCAGCTCAAGGTTACAAGCCAAGCAGGTGTCTGCTTTGTGAATGATGGTGTCGTGTACGGGAAGTTTTTGCGTTCGACCATGCCCGGTGGTGCCGGGTTGCTTGCCGGGTTTGTTGCCCTTGGGGCGATCATCAATATTTTTGGGGGAATCCTGCTGGTCGGACTTGTCCGCATCTTCATCATGCTCGACGGACTCCTCGTCAGAATCGTCGAGTTCTATGTGCGTGGCTTCGACTTGCTCTTCATCCGGTTCCTCCTCGTCGGCTTGAGCGTCGGCATCAAACCGGGCCCAGGGGAAATTTGAGCTGGGAGGCATGGAGCTGTTTTCGGAATTTTGACCCAGCCGTTCGTGAAGTTCTTTGAGGTCATCAAGTGCGAGCAGGCACAGCTCCTTTGCACTCTTACCGGGCAAGGAGTCAATAAACTGCTTATCTATTTTTAGCAACTCTTCTCTGGATAGATGCATGCGAACTCAGAACGTGGATAGATCTCGTAAAAAACGTTGTGACCGTTAAACTATCGTGATCCTCTTTTTTGTCCAGTTCTTTTTTGTGTGGAATGAGGGGGGTGAACGGTTACTCGGTAGCATTTATTCTTTTAATTTAGAGGGAGAATATTATGAAATTAAAAATCTGTTTGTTTTCTTGTTTTCTTGTTTTCTTGTTTTCAATATCTGCTGGGGCGCAGACCGAGATTAACACACCTGAACCATTTGACAATTACGTATCTAGTTACAAGCAGCGCTTTAAGGATATTGCAGAAAAATATTCCAAGCTGCAACCAAGCATGGATGTCCTGAAAAGATTCTCAAAAGATCTAAGTAATCTTGAAGGTGAGTTCCGTAAAGAACGCCGTGAAGATTATCAGACATACCGCTATCGCATTCAGAAGACTCAAAGCTGTACAAATGGTGTAAGTGGAAAGAGGAAGGTATGTTCGGGACCCAAGATTACCTGTCCACCAGATACAGTTCTGGTGGGCAATGAGTCAGGCGTGAAAGGTGGCGGAACTTATGAGAATGGAAGAACTACCAATTCTCTGTCATGGGAAGTTGTCAAAACCGGCAAAGGACGCAACGAGGGAACGGCGACTGTCCATTGCACGTATGATGAAAGATATGTTAGTGTTAAGGTCGAGGATGAGCTGAAGCGCATAAAAAAACTGGCAGGAGTTGAGTAGTAGTCGCAGACCAAACACAAGACAAACCAAGAGCAGTTCTCTGTCCCTCCCTTGGTTTGTCTTCTTTTTCTATAATTTCATTGACTAACCCTCCACCCCCCACCTACCGGCTGGCCCAGGTCACTGACCCGGAAGGCCATGCGGTCAGCTATGCTTATGATGCTGACGGCAACCGCATCAGCAGAACCTCGGCCCTTGGGATCAGCACCCGTTTTGCCTACGATGCCCTGGATCGCCGCATTGCCGTGATCCGTAATGCAGACTCGGGCCTGTCCGCAGATCATCAGACCAATGTCCGCACCGAGTACGGCTATGATCTGGCAGGCAACCTGATCCGCCTGACCAATCCCCTGGGCTATCAGGCCGAGTTCAGCTATGATGCAGCCCATCGTCGGACAGAGGCGGTTGATTTTGAAGGCGGCAGCACCCTGTACAGCTACGATAAGGTGGACAACCTCCTCAGTATCACGGACGCTGAGGGCAATCCCACCCTGTACCAGTACGACGACCTGAACCGACGCATCAGCAGCACCAATGCCGAGGACGAGACCACCGGCTTTGTCTACGATTTGATGGGCAACCGGATTACCCTGATTGAAGCGGATGAAACCCTGACCCGGTACGAACACGACGGGGTCTATCGCCTGCACCGGGTCACGGAGAACTACCGACCGGACGAGGCTCCTGGCAATGATGTCAACAAGCTCACCCGATACAGCTACGATGCCCGTGGTCTGCTCACTGAGATCATCAATGCCAACGAGGCAGCCACCGCCTTTGCTTACAACGGGGTGGGCAATCTGATTGAAGAGATCAACCCGTTGGGCAGGACCTGGACCTACAGCTATGATGGCATGGGCAACCGGATCAGTCGCAGGGACGGCAAGGGTGCGCTGACTGCGTACAGCTTTTATCCCGATGACCTGCTGCAAAGCATCGCCTACAGCGACGGCACCGCAGTCAGCTATGCCTATGATGCGGACAACCGCCGCATCCAGATGCAGGATTGGTTGGGACAGACCAGCTGGGACTACGATCCCTTGGCACGGGTCACCGGAACTGTTGACCCGCTGGGTTCTGTACTGGCGGCCAGCTATGATGCGGCAGGCAATCGTACCTCCCTGACCTACCCGGACAGCAGCGTGGCCGAGTATGCCTACAGCCCTAATAACTGGATGCAGCAGATCATTGCAGGGGATACAGGGACACGGCATGCCGTATCCCAACAAACCCAATACAGCCGCAACCGGGTTGGACGGGTGACCGGGATCATCAATTCCAATGCAACCCGGACCGATATTGCATACGACCGGGTCTATCGCACCCTGCGGCGGGAGACCGTGAATCGCAAGGAAACAATTGCCGCCTTTGAATACGCCTACAATCCGGTGGGCCATGTCACCGAGGCCGTGAAGGAGTACGGCTGGCGCAATCCCACCCAACAACGGGAGAGCTACTCCTACGACGGCCTGCACCGACTGGCCGGGGTGGTGATCAACCCGCTGAAGAACAACGGCGATCCTGTGCAGATGGGCTATGCCTATGATCCGGTGGGCAACCGGCTCTCCTGGTCAAGCGAGGACGACCTGGCTACCAACCAGCCCTGGGACGGTTTCACCATCACCTCCGCCTATAACGCGGCCAACCAGCTGCTCCGGGCCGAGACCGACTCCCTGACCCCGAACCCCAACCGCAGTCCAGTGCAGGAGTTCCGCTATGACGGCAACGGCAACCGTATCCGTGTGCAGGCCGACGACGGCCACGGCCCGGTCATCGGCACCGACTACAGCTATGACCCGGAGAACCGGCTGATCCAGGCCCTGGATTACCAACTCACCGGCTCTGATGCCGGGAACCGTATCGACCGGGCAGTCACGGCCCTGGAATACGACGGCGGCGGGCGCAGGTTGGTCAAGCATTACGATCCCAAGGCCAATCAGAGCCTCGGCAGCACAACAGGCGGGAAAAAGGGCGGCAAGAAGAACAGTACAGGCGCGGGCACCCAGGGCGTGGACAAGCGCACCGAGTACGTGTTCGACGGCCTGGACCCGGTGGCTGAGTACGACACCCTGAACGGCCAATACGAGAATTACTACCGGGGCACGGATCGGCAGATCAGCATGGCCCAGCACTTCAACTCCGGCGCAACCGGTCAGCTCCGCTGGTACCACTACAACCATAAGGGCGACGTGGCCGGACTGACCAAGCAGAACGGCAATGCCGTGCATACCTACCGCTATGATCCCTACGGCGGGGTGATCCCGGCCAACGGCAACTTCACGGACCCGCATAACCACTACACCCTGACCGGCAAGGAGTTTGATGAACACACCGGACTGGTCTGGTTCGGGGCGCGGCATTATGATCCCGAGACCGGGGTGTGGATGGGGCAGGATACGTATCGGGGGCGGTTAAACGATCCGGCGAGTCTGCATCGGTTTATGTATGTTGATGATAATCCGGTTACGTTTTGGGATTGGTATGGGTACGCAACAAAGGGGGAAATTGAAAGAGTCAAATCAGTTATAGATGATGCTGCGAAAACATACGGTGTTCCTGTTGAGGCTATTGCAATTTTGCTTGATGTTGAGAATCCATCTGATAATAATTTTAATCGTCAAGTAAAACAACTAGGTGCTTTTGCTCTAAATCCTCTGGGGCTCGGAAAAGTAGCAAATCGTGTAGGAAACTCTTTCGGAATGAATTTGATGAAAGATCATTGTAGATACGGATGCCCTCAAGGAGTAGGAAATATCTCCCCAGACGTTGCACAAGAAATTAGTGATTATTTTGACAAAAACTATCCAAGCACAAAAATGTCTTGTATGGCCCATGTTAATTCTTTCACAAGAAATATAAAGCTAACAAATGATTATTATAATGTTTATATTGTTGCAGCAAGTATTAGGCGTGGCATGGAAGAATTAAAGAGGCTAGGAGTGGTCAATAATGTTGATAATGAAGAATTAACAAAGAAAGAGTTATCATTAATTATTCAATATCATAATTATCCAGCATCAAGTGTATCTGGAATCTGTAGCACGGTGTACTGCAATAGGATTGTTGAGTTATTAAATAAATACAATAAAGGAGAAACTGGTCTCCAGTTTATAGATAATTAAGTGCAAGGGCACGGCCCGCCGTGCCCCAACGGGACCACCCACCACCCGTTCCATCCCCCTGCGCCATGACGATTATGCCCGGCCCGCACCCCGCCCCGATAATCAATCAGGGCAGGGCCGATCCCGTAGGGGCGGACCCCTGTGTCCGCCCTGATCGTCCTGTGTCCACCTGTTTGTCCACCATCCCGGCAGATCAACCAAGGGCAGGCACGGGGGCCTGCCCCTACAATTCGTGGTGAATAACGAATCATGAATGAACCTGACATCCATCATCGCCGGTCCATCCGCCTGCGCAATTATGATTACACACAGGCCGGGGCCTATTTCGTGACGATATGCGTGCAACACCGGGAATGCCTGTTGGGCCATATTTCCGTTCCCGCCACCGTAGGGGCAGACCCCTGTGTCTGCCCTGGTATTTCCCTGAAATCCGTCTGACCGACGCAGGCCGCATGGTTCAGACAATATGGGATGAAATCCCGGATCATTATCCTGGTGTCGATATTGATGCCTTTGTGGCCATGCCGAATCATATCCACGGGATTGTGGTATTGACCAATCCTGTCGTAGGGGCGGACCCCTGTGTCCGCCCGGATCCCTGTGTTCGACCGTATATTCCGCCATCGCGGCAGAACCACCAAGGGCAGGCACGGGGGCCTGCCCCTACGGAACCGTTATCATTACCGGATGTGGTCCAACGATATAAATCCCTGACCACCAACCGGTATATTGACGGGGTGAAACAACACGGTTGGCCGCCGTTTCCCGGCAAATTATGGCAACCCAATTATTGGGAACACATCATCCGTAACGAAAACGAATTGCACCGCATCCGCGAATACATCCGCACCAACCCGGCCCGTTGGCAGGAGGACGCATTGCATCCCGATCAGCCCCCATTCCCCGGTGAAACCCGTGAATCATCACCGCCTTATGATTCTTATGGTCATGAGGTATGGATGGTGTGACCTGCCGCCACCATTCCATCCGCCTGCGCAATTATGATTAAGGATCAATGGGGTCAGAGTCGATTGATTTTATCAAGAAAGGATAACCGGGGCGGCCTGATGTCTGAAATTTCGATTGCCGAAACAACCTTTTTTCAGATATAAAGAAGGAATGGGCAATCCGAATAACCCAACAGATGGAATGAGACGCATTATGACGACATTAACAGAGATAGAAAGAGCTGTGACCAATTTATCCCGGAAGGATTTCAATAAATTCCGGGACTGGTTTTCCGCCCTGGAGCAGAGAAAGTGGGACAGGGAATTCGAGGAAGATGCACAAAACGGACTGCTGGATGATCTGGCGAACGAGGCATTAGCCGATTTCCAATCCGGCAGATGCAGGGAGCTGTGAAGCATTACACTTCACCGAAGTATTGGCAGGCATATAACCGGCTGTCCGCCAAGGTTCGAACCATTGCGGACAAGAACTTCGATCTTCTCAAAAAAGATCCTCGCCATCCCTCGTTGCATCTGAAAAAGGCAGGTCGTTTTTGGTCAGTACGGGCCGGAATCAAGCATAGAGCCTTGGGTGTTGATTCCCCCGGCCAGGACGGTATCGTCTGGTTCTGGATAGGTGCGCATGCTCAATATGACAAATTATTGGGCAAAAAACAGGTTACATCCCACATTCAGCATACCCTCTATCCATTTCCAGAATATAATTTTTCATATCTCCCACCCAACAGCTTCAGCAGACGCAAATGATGTT is from Candidatus Electrothrix sp. GW3-4 and encodes:
- a CDS encoding transposase, which encodes MVQTIWDEIPDHYPGVDIDAFVAMPNHIHGIVVLTNPVVGADPCVRPDPCVRPYIPPSRQNHQGQARGPAPTEPLSLPDVVQRYKSLTTNRYIDGVKQHGWPPFPGKLWQPNYWEHIIRNENELHRIREYIRTNPARWQEDALHPDQPPFPGETRESSPPYDSYGHEVWMV
- a CDS encoding transposase — encoded protein: MHLSREELLKIDKQFIDSLPGKSAKELCLLALDDLKELHERLGQNSENSSMPPSSNFPWARFDADAQADEEEPDEEQVEATHIELDDSDEESVEHDEDADKSDQQDSPKNIDDRPKGNKPGKQPGTTGHGRTQKLPVHDTIIHKADTCLACNLELDETCDFIARTGHYVVDIEVGDATGPGIEVINTKHIYGDTTCGGCGHVNRLMPHRLEKNEDWGVEISQWHMVGPKLTALIVCLSKRMRLSRRRIREFLQDWLRLDLGIGTINQCIHEAGRAVSPLSDEFLEEVRESLILFVDETSWKEWAEKRWLWVFTSLKVTFYIIGLRSQKVLDYVLGQTFRGCWQNRMKRQFISVCIAA
- a CDS encoding calcium-binding protein, which translates into the protein MVVDAYDREERAMGWFYYLAEQCDFPFRARCIAERSISPLLVDEEVKVIGEAPARECEKELFVKIQWKERQLAVPLSQLVAIDADSATEQVVEDGSTGFSEAMSIKTIPARKTGTTRKEN
- a CDS encoding RHS repeat-associated core domain-containing protein — translated: MTNPPPPTYRLAQVTDPEGHAVSYAYDADGNRISRTSALGISTRFAYDALDRRIAVIRNADSGLSADHQTNVRTEYGYDLAGNLIRLTNPLGYQAEFSYDAAHRRTEAVDFEGGSTLYSYDKVDNLLSITDAEGNPTLYQYDDLNRRISSTNAEDETTGFVYDLMGNRITLIEADETLTRYEHDGVYRLHRVTENYRPDEAPGNDVNKLTRYSYDARGLLTEIINANEAATAFAYNGVGNLIEEINPLGRTWTYSYDGMGNRISRRDGKGALTAYSFYPDDLLQSIAYSDGTAVSYAYDADNRRIQMQDWLGQTSWDYDPLARVTGTVDPLGSVLAASYDAAGNRTSLTYPDSSVAEYAYSPNNWMQQIIAGDTGTRHAVSQQTQYSRNRVGRVTGIINSNATRTDIAYDRVYRTLRRETVNRKETIAAFEYAYNPVGHVTEAVKEYGWRNPTQQRESYSYDGLHRLAGVVINPLKNNGDPVQMGYAYDPVGNRLSWSSEDDLATNQPWDGFTITSAYNAANQLLRAETDSLTPNPNRSPVQEFRYDGNGNRIRVQADDGHGPVIGTDYSYDPENRLIQALDYQLTGSDAGNRIDRAVTALEYDGGGRRLVKHYDPKANQSLGSTTGGKKGGKKNSTGAGTQGVDKRTEYVFDGLDPVAEYDTLNGQYENYYRGTDRQISMAQHFNSGATGQLRWYHYNHKGDVAGLTKQNGNAVHTYRYDPYGGVIPANGNFTDPHNHYTLTGKEFDEHTGLVWFGARHYDPETGVWMGQDTYRGRLNDPASLHRFMYVDDNPVTFWDWYGYATKGEIERVKSVIDDAAKTYGVPVEAIAILLDVENPSDNNFNRQVKQLGAFALNPLGLGKVANRVGNSFGMNLMKDHCRYGCPQGVGNISPDVAQEISDYFDKNYPSTKMSCMAHVNSFTRNIKLTNDYYNVYIVAASIRRGMEELKRLGVVNNVDNEELTKKELSLIIQYHNYPASSVSGICSTVYCNRIVELLNKYNKGETGLQFIDN